The Halomicronema hongdechloris C2206 genome includes a window with the following:
- the mobF gene encoding MobF family relaxase: MLSLTVISPNQGETYYTAENYYSNEENQANSTWSGKGARSLGLSGQVQGEAFKNLLHGNSTQGDKTLSGRKINPEKHRAGIDLTFSAPKSLSLAALVGGNEALEQAHRTAMARTLEVIEERYAQTRVRTEEGRKAIATGNLIVAQFHHDTSREKDPQLHTHCVVINATQLADGRWQSLHNDILFKQQKLLGMIYQNELAVEVQRLGYAIDPRANGQFELQGYRPADLQTFSKRREQILATVGENATAQERELATLMTRAPKGKEIPREELRAYWQAQAEVLHLEHPQPRVLDWQSDLKKAVQAGLNHCSEREAVFRREQVERFALENHLGQQFFEDLQQTLDTDPEVIHTDDQRLTTQTAVLRELETIRTVLEGRGQVGAIASEGWVAATLADQGLTQGQYEGILLAATTRDRVIAWQGVAGAGKSFALNQFRRIAEAQGYTVRGFAPSAEAAKSLGESAQIQQTETVAALLCAQPQETPSQFPEIWVVDEAGLLSAKDALALLTQAQEQQARVILVGDTRQLSAVEAGNPFKSLQQAGMVTAYLHQSLRQKNRQIKAGVDLIAEGKIAEGIQQLKPYIHQVSSEEARAQEIAHDYLTLTPEERRKTLLLAGTNRERLAITQAIRAGLKSEGQLGQNVLMQRLKARDLTSVQMAYAHHFQVGDVLMPQASYRRWGLERGQRYEVLAVDVQQNVVTLRAERGPAVQVDPARVGKKSVYRIEEIEVAIGDRLKWTKNQATLGRRNGQEFEVYGIEDGQVLIHYGSGKTESLSCSELAHLDYAMVSTTYGAQGKSAERVIGALDRHLGRENFYVTVSRVKHDLRLYASEDLDRLIARAEQSRAKENPGEVVRIQQDGDQQLASVQTIRHQNSDLSFRNLDEEKQGPPLNNKIELER; encoded by the coding sequence ATGCTGAGCCTGACGGTGATCAGCCCCAACCAGGGCGAAACCTACTACACCGCTGAAAACTACTACTCCAATGAGGAGAACCAGGCCAACTCGACCTGGTCGGGTAAAGGGGCCAGATCGCTGGGGTTATCGGGCCAGGTGCAGGGCGAGGCCTTTAAGAACCTGCTCCACGGCAACAGTACTCAGGGCGACAAAACCCTGTCGGGGCGGAAGATCAATCCCGAAAAGCATCGGGCAGGCATTGACCTGACCTTCAGTGCGCCGAAAAGTCTCAGTCTGGCCGCGCTGGTCGGAGGCAACGAAGCCTTGGAGCAAGCTCATCGCACGGCGATGGCTCGAACGCTAGAAGTCATCGAGGAGCGGTATGCCCAGACGCGAGTACGGACGGAGGAGGGAAGAAAAGCGATCGCTACCGGCAATCTCATCGTGGCCCAGTTTCACCACGACACCTCTCGGGAGAAAGACCCGCAGTTGCACACCCACTGTGTCGTCATCAATGCCACGCAACTGGCAGACGGACGCTGGCAGTCCCTGCACAATGACATTCTGTTCAAGCAGCAGAAACTGCTGGGGATGATTTACCAGAACGAACTGGCAGTCGAGGTGCAGCGGTTGGGCTATGCCATTGACCCTAGAGCTAATGGTCAGTTTGAACTACAGGGGTATCGACCGGCAGACCTGCAAACCTTTTCTAAACGGCGGGAGCAGATTTTGGCGACGGTGGGAGAGAATGCCACGGCCCAGGAGCGGGAGCTGGCCACCCTGATGACGCGAGCACCCAAGGGCAAGGAAATTCCCCGGGAGGAACTGCGAGCTTACTGGCAGGCGCAAGCCGAGGTTTTGCATCTGGAGCATCCCCAGCCTCGGGTCCTGGACTGGCAAAGTGATCTGAAAAAGGCGGTGCAGGCAGGGCTGAATCATTGCTCCGAGCGGGAGGCGGTGTTCCGGCGAGAGCAGGTGGAGCGCTTTGCCCTGGAGAATCATCTGGGGCAGCAATTCTTTGAGGACTTGCAGCAGACCCTCGATACCGATCCGGAGGTAATTCACACCGATGATCAGCGGTTGACGACGCAGACGGCGGTGCTGAGAGAGCTAGAAACGATTCGGACGGTACTGGAGGGCCGAGGGCAGGTGGGGGCAATTGCCAGCGAAGGTTGGGTGGCAGCGACTTTGGCAGATCAGGGGTTAACGCAAGGTCAGTATGAGGGGATTTTGCTGGCGGCGACGACTCGCGATCGCGTTATTGCCTGGCAGGGGGTGGCAGGAGCCGGGAAAAGTTTTGCCTTGAACCAGTTCCGCCGGATTGCGGAGGCTCAAGGGTACACCGTTCGAGGCTTTGCTCCCAGTGCGGAGGCGGCAAAGTCGTTGGGGGAGTCGGCCCAGATTCAGCAGACAGAGACGGTGGCAGCGTTGCTCTGTGCTCAGCCCCAGGAGACACCCTCTCAGTTTCCAGAGATCTGGGTGGTGGATGAGGCGGGACTTTTAAGCGCAAAAGATGCTCTGGCGCTGCTGACCCAGGCTCAGGAGCAGCAGGCGCGCGTGATTCTGGTGGGGGACACCCGGCAGTTGTCAGCAGTGGAAGCGGGGAATCCATTCAAGAGCTTGCAGCAGGCAGGGATGGTGACGGCTTACCTGCATCAGTCTTTGCGGCAGAAGAACCGGCAGATTAAGGCTGGGGTAGATCTGATTGCGGAAGGGAAGATTGCGGAAGGAATTCAGCAACTAAAGCCATACATTCATCAGGTGAGTAGTGAGGAGGCGAGGGCGCAGGAGATCGCCCATGACTATCTGACCCTGACGCCGGAGGAGCGACGGAAAACGCTTCTGCTGGCAGGGACAAACCGGGAGCGGTTGGCCATCACTCAAGCAATTCGAGCAGGACTAAAGTCGGAGGGGCAGTTAGGCCAGAATGTTCTGATGCAGCGGCTCAAGGCCAGGGATTTGACCTCGGTGCAGATGGCCTATGCTCACCACTTTCAGGTCGGTGATGTGCTGATGCCCCAGGCCAGTTACAGGCGATGGGGGTTGGAGCGGGGACAGCGGTATGAGGTGCTTGCAGTGGATGTGCAGCAGAATGTGGTGACCCTGCGGGCTGAGAGGGGACCTGCTGTGCAGGTTGATCCAGCCAGGGTTGGGAAGAAGTCGGTGTACAGGATCGAGGAGATTGAGGTGGCGATCGGGGACCGTCTGAAATGGACGAAGAACCAGGCCACGCTGGGCCGCCGCAATGGGCAGGAGTTTGAGGTCTACGGCATTGAGGATGGGCAGGTTCTGATTCATTATGGCAGCGGAAAAACAGAAAGTCTGAGCTGTTCAGAGCTGGCCCATCTGGACTATGCCATGGTGAGCACGACCTACGGAGCTCAAGGCAAGTCAGCGGAGCGGGTGATTGGGGCGTTGGATCGGCATCTGGGGCGGGAGAACTTTTATGTGACGGTAAGTCGGGTGAAGCATGACCTGAGGCTTTACGCTTCCGAGGATTTGGACCGGCTGATTGCGCGGGCAGAGCAGTCCAGGGCGAAGGAGAATCCAGGGGAGGTGGTGAGAATTCAGCAGGATGGCGATCAGCAACTAGCCTCTGTGCAGACCATAAGGCATCAGAATAGCGACCTAAGCTTCCGAAACTTGGATGAGGAGAAGCAAGGACCGCCGTTGAATAACAAGATTGAATTGGAACGCTGA